The genomic DNA ATTTAGCGGAATAACGCCGTATTTTGCTGCGCTTGCGTTAATAATTCTTCTTTTTGAAGGCGGTCTGGGGCTTAATTTGTTTAAGGTGCTTAATGAAATTTCAAAAGCAACGGGATTTACGGTTATGATATTTTTATTTACCGTGGCAATAACAGGGTTTGTGATGTCAACTTTTTTTTCATGGAATGTTTATCATGGTTTTCTTCTTGGCGCGGTACTGGGCGGATCGAGTTCGGCAATTGTTATCGCGTTATTGAATCGGGCAAAGGTACCGGGAAATGTGAAAACTCTCCTTACGCTTGAATCTGCACTTACGGATGTGTTGTGCATTATTGTTACAATTTCTTTGATTGATGTGATACTTTCAAATTCGTTGAGCTTAAGTGCCGTGGGAAACAGCCTGCTAGGGTCTTTTTCAATAGCCGCTGTAATAGCTTCTATATTTGGCATTGTATGGTTTAAGCTTCTCAAGAATTTCGGCGGATTTGAATACGGCTATTTGCTGACGCTTGCGGTTACATTTATATTGTATGCTTTTGTTGAATCGATAAAAGCAAATGGCGCTGTTGCCGCTTTGGTATTCGGGCTCATGCTTTCAAACGCCCCTGATGTTGCAAAAATGCTTCGATTAAGGGGTGATTATGCAATAAAGCGTGCAATAATCACATTCCATAGGGAAATAGCATTTTTCATAAAAACGTTCTTTTTTGTATATGTGGGTATACTCATAGACCTCAATTCGATAACAAACATAAGCTTTGTTTTTATGTCTCTTTCAGTAGTGTTTGGCATCGTATTGGCGAGACGCCTTGGTGTCTGTATATTCGGCAGATTTTCAGAAGATGTGCGCGAAAATTCTCCAATAATAAACGGCATGATGCCCCGCGGCCTTGCTGCCGCGGTTCTTGCATCGCTTCCGGCATCAATGGGGCTTCAGATAGATGGATTTGTTGATATTGCATTTTTAGGAATAATTGCAACAAACATAATAACTACCGTGAGTACATATTACGGCGCAAAGGACAATTGACCGATTTGACTGCTTCAAGCATTTAAATTACTGGAATCTATTAGCTGAATAAACTTGGTGGAATAATGAATCGTCTTTTAAAATTATGCGAAAAACTTTCTGACAAAAAGCTTCGGGAAGATACTGAAGAGCTTCTGAAATCAACAAAGTTGCATCATCCCGAATTTACAATGAAGTTCACCATTCAGAATTGTCCGACAGCGCCGGATTCAAGGCAGGCGCGCCCCGGAGGCTTAATAGAGCATACGATTTCAGTAGTGGACTTATGCGAAACTATCGGAAAAAGCATTGCAAAATCATACAAGCTTCCGATAAACTTTGACCATCTTCTTTGCGCAGCAATACTGCATGATGTCTACAAAACCGTTGAATTCGGCGCAGAAGGAGGGCAATATGTGATTGATGAAGTCTACCTCAATCATGTCGAACTTTTAGTGGCTGAGCTTTACAAGCGCAAGTTCCCGAAAGAAATAATACATATTGTTGCGGCGCACTTCGGAAACACCTCACCGACGCCGCCGCGAACGTACGAGGCGCTGATTCTGCACCATGCAGATACTTTTGATGCAATAATTGCAACAAATGTTTTTCAGATGATTAAGCTGCAGGAGCAGATAATGGAGAGCATGGGCGTTAGGAAGGTTTAACGTGCCTCACAATACCTGTGAGTTATATCGTAGCGAATATCTCTAAGTTCGCCTAATGAAGCCCATATCTCTTTTTCTTCCATGAGGTGAATTGCATCATCGAGCGAATATCTAGCTTTTCTGCGCCTTTCATTAGCATCCAATTCAGCATCTATTAACGCATCTTTTGCAGCACCAAAGTATTTCGATAACTCTTTGAATTTTCTTCCGCCATTCGAAACAACATCTTCTTTAACTGTATTTATTCTATCTACAAAATCGCTAAAAATTAGTTCATTATACTCTAATCCAAGAAATTCATCATCATACATCTGACAGAAATTTTTAAATTCCCGTCTTCCTAATTCATCTACGCGGAATTCAGACATATACTCACCATTATTCCTTTAATGACGGCTAAAGATTTAAAAATACCTTCTTACGACTAATTCGTACAAAATCGGGGTTGGTTTACAATCCCCTGCTCTTCTTTCCTGCGCTTGTGAGCCCTCTGTTTGCGCGCCCTCTGTTCGCCGGGCGTGTGATCCAGTTGACATCCTTGTCGGATTTTACAGCTGCATGCTCCGGATCAAGCATTATGATCTCATACCACATATGCGGACCATCTTCGCCTACCCAGTAGCTGTTAAGAACTTCAAGATTAGGGAATTTTCTTGCTGCCTTTTCCTCAGCAATGACCTGTTTTGATTTCTTCAGGTTGTAGTTTAAGAAACCGGCTTTTTTCGGCTTTCTTCCTGCCTTGTGGCGCGGCCTTTCATATCCGCCTCGCGGCACTTTTACGCGCGCCATGACAAAGCCCTGCTTTGCCTTGTATCCGAGCGCGCGAGCGCGATCAATTCTTATTGGATGCTCAATTCTCGTAACTGTGTCTTCGCGTCGCCATTGAATCAGGCGCTGTAGCCACAGCTTCCCGAGGTTTTTCTTCGGCTGTTCCCATATTTTTCGAATGTATTTGTATGCTCCCATAGATTACACCTTTTCATTTATTTTTTAGTGTCCCTTCGGCCTTTTCAATCGGTTCTTGCTACATTGTGGGATAGCATATCAATAGAAAACGAACATTTAAAAGCGTATTTTTGCGCATATTTCGAATATATAAGCATAATTCTCAAAAATATCTTATGCTCAACGAGCTTCTTATCCTTGCATTACAATCCTTATGGTTCATTCTTCCCGCGTATTTTGCAAATAGCTCTCCGGTTGTCGGCGGCGGCGGAACGCCTATTGATTTCGGCAAAAAGATGCCTGATGGCGAGCCGATTTTAGGCCCTGGTAAAACATGGCGCGGGGTATTTACCGGAATCGCTGCTGCGGTCATAGTTGCAGGATTGCAGGATTATATTCAAAATCGATTCGATTTGTCGCAATATGGCTTGATAACAATGTCGATTCAGCTCGGTTTTCTTCTTGGTGCGGGCGCAATAGTCGGCGATTCTGTAAAGAGCTTTTTTAAGCGCAGGCTCAAAATTGCGCGCGGAGCGGAATGGCCCTTGCTCGATCAGCTGGATTTTATTGTTGGCGCGCTTCTGTTTGCAATGCTCTCAGAAACTGCATTGGCATACTTGAATTGGAAAATCGTACTGTTTTTGGTTGTTTTCACGCCGCTCATACATCGTGCAACAAATCTATTCGCATTCAAAACACATCTGAAAAATGTTCCTTGGTGAAAATTATATGAAATACAGTGAAACAAAGCAGATTAAACTAAGCCGGCCAAAACTCTTTTCGATTCTTTCTCTCTTTTCCGCGATTGCCGCAGGATATTATTTCATAGACGCGCAATTGCTTGAAGCCATTGCATTTACTGCAATAGCAAGCATTTTTGATTCTGCAGGCATCGGTGCAGAAACAGCCAAGCAGAAAAACTGGCACCCGCCTTTGAAAAACGCGCTTGACAGGACTGCAGATGCTGCAATATTTATCGGATTTGCGATGTCCGGCACAGTTTCAGAAATGTGGGGTGCGATTGCGCTTGTCCTTGTGATAGTTCTTCCATACTGGGCAAAGCTCATATGGAAAATTAGCATCCGGCGTTTTTTTCATGCGGCGCTGATTGCGCGGGTTGTTTATTTTCTTGTGTATGGGGTTTGAAAGTAGTGATGCGCGCTCGCGATTGAAATTAACCTCAGAGCTGAGAGACTATATTTTAGGAGTGTTGATAACTTTTGGGTTTGTTTGATTTGTGGGGTGAAAAAAATGAAAATAGCCATAGCGAGTGATGATAAAAAGACAATATCGCACCATTTTGGTAGAGCATTAGGGTTTGTAGTGTTTGATATTAAGAATGATAAAACAGTTAGTAGGGATTATAGGAATAATATTGGCAAAAATTCTGGCGAGTGTGGAAGCTGCGACCATTCTGCTATGATTAAAAATGTCAAAGATTGTAAAATTGTAATAAGTTATGGAATGGGTCAGAGAATTTATAATGATTTAACAAGTAGCGGCATAATCCCATTAGTTACTGAAGAAGAGACCGTAGATGAAGCACTTAATCAGTTCTTGAAGAATGAATTAAAAAATAGGTTAGATAAACTGCATTAATTTTTTTGGCATTTTTTACAGTCGTCTTTACATATACCTCTTACTTCAAGCTGAAAACTTCTTATCGAGCCTGGAATCTTGTTTTTTAGGAAATCCAAAGATTCAATATTAAAGTGAAAAATCTTGCCAGTACTTTCACA from Nanoarchaeota archaeon includes the following:
- a CDS encoding cation:proton antiporter: MDVPTSFFLIGGIIFIGFLGSLFFQKTKIPDVLMLMILGMLIGPVFHVVEPASFSGITPYFAALALIILLFEGGLGLNLFKVLNEISKATGFTVMIFLFTVAITGFVMSTFFSWNVYHGFLLGAVLGGSSSAIVIALLNRAKVPGNVKTLLTLESALTDVLCIIVTISLIDVILSNSLSLSAVGNSLLGSFSIAAVIASIFGIVWFKLLKNFGGFEYGYLLTLAVTFILYAFVESIKANGAVAALVFGLMLSNAPDVAKMLRLRGDYAIKRAIITFHREIAFFIKTFFFVYVGILIDLNSITNISFVFMSLSVVFGIVLARRLGVCIFGRFSEDVRENSPIINGMMPRGLAAAVLASLPASMGLQIDGFVDIAFLGIIATNIITTVSTYYGAKDN
- a CDS encoding HD domain-containing protein, whose protein sequence is MNRLLKLCEKLSDKKLREDTEELLKSTKLHHPEFTMKFTIQNCPTAPDSRQARPGGLIEHTISVVDLCETIGKSIAKSYKLPINFDHLLCAAILHDVYKTVEFGAEGGQYVIDEVYLNHVELLVAELYKRKFPKEIIHIVAAHFGNTSPTPPRTYEALILHHADTFDAIIATNVFQMIKLQEQIMESMGVRKV
- a CDS encoding 50S ribosomal protein L15e encodes the protein MGAYKYIRKIWEQPKKNLGKLWLQRLIQWRREDTVTRIEHPIRIDRARALGYKAKQGFVMARVKVPRGGYERPRHKAGRKPKKAGFLNYNLKKSKQVIAEEKAARKFPNLEVLNSYWVGEDGPHMWYEIIMLDPEHAAVKSDKDVNWITRPANRGRANRGLTSAGKKSRGL
- a CDS encoding CDP-2,3-bis-(O-geranylgeranyl)-sn-glycerol synthase, producing MLNELLILALQSLWFILPAYFANSSPVVGGGGTPIDFGKKMPDGEPILGPGKTWRGVFTGIAAAVIVAGLQDYIQNRFDLSQYGLITMSIQLGFLLGAGAIVGDSVKSFFKRRLKIARGAEWPLLDQLDFIVGALLFAMLSETALAYLNWKIVLFLVVFTPLIHRATNLFAFKTHLKNVPW
- a CDS encoding iron-molybdenum cofactor biosynthesis protein; translation: MKIAIASDDKKTISHHFGRALGFVVFDIKNDKTVSRDYRNNIGKNSGECGSCDHSAMIKNVKDCKIVISYGMGQRIYNDLTSSGIIPLVTEEETVDEALNQFLKNELKNRLDKLH